The following nucleotide sequence is from Eremothecium cymbalariae DBVPG#7215 chromosome 6, complete sequence.
GTTTGCACGTTTTACTATCCTTACTTGCCACTGAAGACTGATGACTGTTGTGAGTGGttttatttgatattaACCGGTACCCGAATTGTTGAACCAAAATGAAGGAGGCGGAACGCAATAGACAACCGGTCACGTGTCAATCTATTCCATGAAACAAACGTATTTATCTGGCCAGATAAATAATATCCAAGCCACGTTGTTTTCACATATGACCTGCTCTGACCGGAACCTGGCTGTGCAAATGGGCCGTTCTAGCTAGGATGGCGGTAGTATACGTTTATTACAGGTATATAcatatgcatatatatatatatatatatatatatatagcttGTGCATGCGTGTGTGGTAGTTTTGCATGATGCATGCATGTCGTATGTGCTTAGCACTGGCATCGAGACCTCAGGCTCAGGCCAGGTGAGGTGGAAGCAAAAGGTTAGGAATGCTGTTTTTGATGTAGTATATATGTCCGCAGTTCCTACATTGCATCTCACCCTCCACAATGCTCGTCTGCATGAGTAAGGTATGCAGGTCCCGAAGGATAGTAATGTCTTCCTCTGAAAGTTCACTCCCATTCACAAGCAGCTGAGGTTTAGCTTCTGGTAATGAACTATTACCAAGGTCTTCGGCCACCGCCACCACTGCATTCCACTCGACTCTGTCGAGGATGCGCATAAGAAATTCCGCGTTGAACTCAATCGAGTTATCCTGTTGAAGCTGACATTTGTCGCCTATGTAGCGAAGCGGAAAGTTATCATTGCTTTTGTCGCATGCAGGTACTGAACacttaataaaatttgTTGTGAGGAACTTCATCATAAATATGCTCGAAGGATATTCTGCCAGAAGGCCTGTAGAAGCAGCAATTTTAAGGCACTGCGTAGTATTATTGGTGAAAAGTGCTAAGCGGAGTGTCTTTTTGTTAGAGAAGCTCATCCCgcataaaaaaattttcgaCGCATGACGATGATGCTGATTATTGTTAGATGAGCAGACCGCGGAGCATAGGTGACAGCGGCGGTTTGCAACGAGGGAAAGGTGCTCAATACAGGCGCAGCCCCGGCAAACTCTGTAATTCACTTCGCGCCACATACATGTAcgtatgtatgtatgcaAGGCAAACTCCTGGGCAcaagtcacgtgataataACGTGACTCCTATTATGGTTACCCGGCTCAAGAACTTTGTGCCACTGGAACGAAAAACCTTAAACGACGGTTTTTTCGTTCGGCAACTGTCGGCCTAAACGAGCAGTGGAACCGGCCTCCGTTTCACTATTTTCGCGTGCATATaacacatatatataaggagCATAAGATCTAGCAATATCCATACAAAGGTACGTCAGGCAAGACAGTTCAACGGTCACTGACGGAATTATTGGGGCTGTGGTTATTAAGGAATTGAAGGATGTCAGATAAGGTATATattgttgcagcagcaagaaCGCCAATTGGGTCATTTCAAGGGGCTTTAGCATCTCAAAGTGCGGTGGATCTAGGAAGCCATGCGGTTAAGGCAGCATTAGGACAAGTTCCGGAGCTTAATGCTTCGCATGTCGAGGAGATATTCTTTGGTAATGTGTTGTCTGCGAATGTTGGACAAGCGCCGGCTCGCCAGGTTGCGTTGGCATCCGGGTTGCCCAAGAGTGTTGTCGCGACGACTATCAACAAGGTTTGTGCTTCCGGGATGAAGGCGATTATTTTGGGTGCGCAGACAATTAAGTGCGGCAACGCTGATATCGTTGTTGCCGGTGGAACGGAGTCGATGAGCAATGCTCCTTATTATGTTCCTAGCGCACGTTCGGGTGCTAGGTTTGGAGCTACGTCCATGGTTGATGGTCTTCAGAGGGATGGGTTGAATGATGCGTACGACCACGAGGCTATGGGTGTGCATGCGGAGAAGTGTGCATCCGACTACTCGATTAGTAGGGAGGAGCAAGACAAGTTTGCGGTTGAGTCATACCAGAAGGCACAGAAGGCTTTTGCGGAGGGCAAATTTGAGAGGGAAATTGTCCCAATTACGATCAAAGGTAGCAGAGGGAAGCCCGACGTTGTTGTGTCGCAAGATGAAGAGGCGGGTAGATTGAATGTAGAGAAATTAAGGGCTGCAAGGCCTGTGTTTAAGAAGGAGAATGGCACAGTGACCGCTCCTAATGGATCTCCAATCAACGatggtgctgctgctatAATTTTAGCCTCTGAGAGTAAAGTGAAGGAATTGAACTTAAAGCCCTTGGCTCTTATTAGTGGGTGGGGTGAGGCTGCTCATGAACCTTGCGACTTTACCTGGGCTCCAACTTTGGCTGTTCCCAAGGCTTTGAAGCATGCAGGTGTCTCGGACATAAACGAGGTAgacttctttgaatttaatgaGGCTTTCGCTGTGGTTGGTTTGGTCAACTCCAAAATATTAGGCGTGGACTTTTCTAAAGTTAATGTCTACGGTGGTGCGGTTGCCTTGGGTCATCCCTTAGGCTGCTCTGGCGCTAGAATTGTGGTTACGTTGATGTCTGTGTTGCACCAAGAGGGTGGTAAAATTGGTGTCGCTGGTATCTGtaatggtggtggtggtgccTCTTCTATTGTATTGTCAAAATTGTAAAGATCTCTTCGACGcctttgaatatttaaaaccATATACGATACAACGTATGAATGTAACGGATCAAAAGCTTactctttttttaaagcgttattgttgaagaaaccTTTCCCTTCTTTTATTTAACCTTGAgggaatatatatatatatatatgtgtgtgtataATTAAATATAGATACTGTATCTTTTTCTACAACCCATATCCATATCTACTAGTTCGACATACTTATCATGAAGGCTGCTCTTTTCCAATCCATTCattgtatttattattCAACTGGCAAGAAAGGTATTTATTTGAACCTAATTTTCTCCCATAATGCATTTTTTTTCGTAAGCGAGCCCACTTCATGCATTCCATCTCTTTTAACCTGAAAAGAACGGTAATTCCCATCCAatagaaaccaaaaagcTACTAACACAAGAGTATGCcatcagcatcagcagTACGAACACTTGCGCAGATCTGTTAAGTCATTTAATGGAAGGTAGCTCCTACCACAGTGATAGTTATAGCAGGAACTGCTGGTACGGGCAAATATACCGTTGGAAAAGCCTTGTCGTCATATCTGATTGCTAGTAATAAAGTCATTGAGGTGATATCATGCACCCCCAAAGGAATATAACAAGGCTGAGCAATGATATTCCATTAGAAAATGCAGATCGGTGAACTTGGATAGAGTAGATTGCAGTTAGCTCTCCGGAATCTGCAAGGATTAGTGGGGAAATGACTGTGATCACTTGCtcaagtttgaaaaaagtACAAAGACTCTATAAGAGGACGATGCATGGACGTAcgcttttttttatatttctttACCCATCTATGTCAGAAATTCCGACCGTGTGTTGAAGCGTGAAGACCATTTTATGGGCGCAACATGATTGAACCTCAATTTCGAGATCTTGAATTGCCTGATGTACATGAAATAAAATGCAAGGGTAATTGAAACGGATGGCAAAACGATTGAAGCCACCATAGGAGGCATTGCaggttttgaagaagacgTGTGGATGGATAAGTAACTACTGTGTATCATAAGCGTTCCTTACAGCTATACCTTAATACATATGAGATATTACACATACCAGAATCCTGGCCTGAAATATAACccaaaaaatatgaaaagCCAATGTGGAGtctaaaataaagaaaatcCACATCTGTACCAAAATCCTGTTTATCCACGTTTGCCGCCTTTGAACCAACCTATTTAGGTTCGCTGGAGAAAGGTCCTAGGCTGAAGCAGTCATTTGCCCCCTCCCTCTTATCTGTCCTGCTCTCTGTAACCTCTAAAAGTTTGTGATATTTTACCTATGCCTTTGAGTCTAATTTAAGCTATCCAAACCAGCCCTTGGGAGCAGCGTGCCTACAACTGGTTCGCTTAAATCACGATTGAATGACCCCGAGGATAAGGTATCGCTGCTGTAGGAGTTTTCGTCTTCGCTGCTCGATGATACAGCATGCTCAGTTTCAAAATAGTCATCCGAATAGTACTCATCTGATACCTTGCGTAGCAGTATGCTGCAATCACCTTCCAAGAAATTCTCATATTGTTCAAGAGATAAACGTTCAACTTCTGCAAGAGGACCACTGCTGGTAAAATGTTCACAGTTTGCCACAGCTTCCATGAGTTCGGGCAACTGGGGACGCCGCTTCGGATCCATATGTAGCACCGATATCAGGATATCATACAGATCTTCTGATATAGGAagaatcttcttcagcacAAGTGGTTCTTTAACGAAATAGTAGAATGTGGTATCAAATGTTATATCAGCCTTAAGCCAAGGATTACGAGTACACACTAGGTTGATAAGGATGATCCCTATAGACCAAATGTCGCCAGCAGCCATTGGAAACTGTTGGCTAGGTTCAGAACACAGTACTCGCTCTGGTGCCATATAGTATGAAGAACCCACGCACACCTTTGAGGGTAATTCACTTGCACTCACTGAGAGCCCAAAATCGCACAAATGAACGTTATCATCACTATCAAGCAAAATATTTTCCGGTTTTATGTCACAGTGATAAACCCCCATTCTATGACAATGCAAAACCACTGCGCATAATTGCAAGAAGACCTTCTTCACAAGCAGTCcatcattattaaaatgGTGTATGTTTACGATTGATGTGAACAGATCCCTTGGGTAGTAGTCCATCACGATGAACGTTGCCAAACTGGATTCCAACGCCTGGTGGATTGTTACAACATTATTATGCGAGTGCACTGTTAAGTGCATGACTAGTTCCCGGTAGTGCGGAGTATTCTCTAGTTGTTCCCTTGTAAGTGTCCGAATAGATTCAATATCAACAGTGGGCAGAAATATCCGACTCTTGaaagatttaaagaattggtACAACTGTGTCTGCAGAattgttgttttcttgaCTCCTGTTTCTATGGGTACGGCTGTGTTTAACGACACTGCACCCATTCcaggctgctgctgtctcATTACAGCCTTTATAGCATACTCTTGATCAGTTAACATGTCCACCGCATGGAACACCAACCCATATGAGCCCGAACCTAACTGTCTGGTGATCCTAAAGTTATTGATCTGTGTATTAGTTAACATCCTCGCCCTTCTTGTACGTCGTAAACCTTAAGCTTCCTCCTCGTCTCTCTGTATGTCCCCTCTTTCAAGTATTACTGACGCTACTATCGCCGCCTTCACGACCGTCCTCGAGCAGAATGACACCCGGACCTGTTATATACTGCTACCGAAATATCAACTTGCAGCGCCTAATTATTTAAACAATATAACAATCGTACGAACGTTACAAAGATCGTTGGAGTTCGGAATCCACACCGCCACCCGCCGCTGCCGCACTGCACCATCGGTCAATAACGGATACCAGATGCCTTCAGAAACCCAAGCGCAACCTGAAAAATCACCCCACGTATAGCGAGCTTCCTCGATAGCTGGCTAATCATTAGCTTCCCTTTAAAAATAGTTCGCACATAATCATCTGATACAAAAGACTGTAGGAAGATAGAACGGATTACCTGCAAAAACGGGACACGAAAAGCTTTAAATGTCCTCAAGTTTGCTGTATGGGGAGGTATGGGGATAAAGGATGCATATGTATGCGGCCTAGGCAGTGGCACAATAGAAAAACGGACTGAAGTTGGAGAGACGCATACGGAAACTATCCGAGGTTAATACAAAGCTTATATAATATGTAAACTAAATAAACTACTCAGGTATTCGATTGGTTCGGTGGACAGGATAGGGTGATTTTAGGTGTACTATATTGGTGCTAGGCATCAGGGTGCATAAGGTTGTATTATGGAGTGCTTATTAAATGGAGccattttttttggtaCGACTGCTCGAAGAACCATTCAGACAAAAGGACTAAAAGAGTATGCAGAAACACCAATAACGGTAGCTCTTAGCTTTTCGTGGCTGTTTAGGATATATTATGGCGTTGTAGATATACTCGATAGAGGTCAGGAAATCAGAGAAAAGGAAGTCAAATGTTAACTACTTTGGGATAGAAGGCCAGCAACTATAGACTATATGGAGGTGTGTAACATGTGTGCACGCGGTGTATACCTATATTTTATGTAGGCAACAGACAATTTCGTGATTAGCAGGGGAGGGGGGTATACGACAAGTTTGAACGCTGGCCAGGTtacttttttgaaggattaatcaattgataaaaaataaatagCATGTAGTCAAAAATCTGCACTTTTTACCATTCCATTcggtatatatatgtaggAAGagggaaaaagaaaggatTGACAACATATCAAGACAGTAGATCAGGAAAGAGGGCTCCCGACAACTTCACGTCTCTTCTCCCACACAATGTCTGCTGGAGAACCTGGCAATGCAACCATGGAGGTGTAGTCTACCTCTGGAATACTTTTGACGCCATCGGGTAGACGCCACTTCATGGTCCTAACAATAGTAGAAAGAATGGTACCTAACTGGACGTAAGCGAAACCTTCGCCAACGCATCTGTGTCTACCACCGCCAAAGGGTAGGTATGGGGAGGATACACTCTTAGAAATAGAGCCAAATCCGTAGTCGACTTTCTCAGAGCTAGCGTAGGAGGTGGCGGCGTCGTTGTCCCAACGATGCGGTTGAAACTCGTTGCACTTAGGGAAATATTGCTCAGAAAGATGGCAGAAGCCAGGAGATGCAAGGATGTAGTGACCCTTTGGAACAACATAGGAGGTGTTTGGGACAGGCATGTCTTTAATAACCTTTCTAAATAAGGAATGTAATGGGTGGTGTAGTCTCAATGTTTCCTTAATAACTTGGTTTACAAGGGGCATTTCCTGCAACAGTTCGTAGCTTAACTGTTTTTTACCACCGTCCAACACACGCATTTGTTCCTCGTACAATTCTTCTTGAAGCTGTGGCTTTTCAGCCAAGTGCAAGATGAACCAAGCAGAGGTGGCTGCAGACGTGTGCTGACCACCCATCAAAACACCAATCAACAAGTTTGCAATTTCCTGGTCAGTCATTTTAACATTATCCCTGTACTTGGAAGTCTTCATTAGAGCATCAATCAAGTCACGGTCGTGGATGTCATTGTTCTCACGTCTCTTTTTGATCAACCTCATATAGGTGCTCGAGATCACCTTCTGTGCATTGTCTCTTTTTCTATAATGATCAAGTGGTAAGTTCGAGAACACAAAGTTCAACGGAGTAAACCCTTTGTCCAAGTCTGAATACAAATAGGCAAAGTCAGTGTCCAACATGGCGCGTAACTCATCACCAAGCAAAGTTCTCGATGCAGTGAAGATAGTCATTTCCGGCTGGGTCTCCATTACATGGGCACGCCCACCATCACTCTCATTGATCCGAAAGTACTTTGAGTTTTGGAAGTACTTGGTAACCTCATCCTCGATAATTGGAACATACCTGCGGAACGCATCAGTAGAAAGGGCGTTCTTACAAAACTTTTTCTGCTCCATCAACCGGTGGTTTGGGCAGTCATACACAACACCGCTTCCAAAAACAGGAGTGGTAAGCTTCGTGTATGCCTCCTCCGCAGAGACTTCCGCCAACCTCGCGTTCAACACAAACTCGTGCCCTTTGGGCCCCAAGTGCACAGTCATCACCCTTCCAAGCAAAACAAACGCAAAACTATCACCATACTGTTTCTGACACTTGGCAAAAAACTTATAAGGCTCCATACCATATGACACAGCAGAACCAACCCATGGAACATAATAAGGAACTAGCGGCACCCGGTCCCGTCTCATACTATACATCCACTGCCATGCAAGCGAATACACAAACGGTGTTGCAACAACTAGCGAGATCTGCTGGATTAATGGCAACGCAACAAAGTACGCAACTGCAAATTGCACCAGCGACACAACATTTTGCACCAAAGACTCTGACATATTTTACTTCTTCGTGCGCCTTTCGTCTCTTCAAATCTTATCTCGATTATACTGAACTTAAACAGAGAAGAGAACCTTTCAACCAGAACTACCTGTCcaaacagcaacaacaaaatcaaaaatataattaataataataaaataacaataatttagaaacaaaaaaatcaacaaaaaatccacaacttgaacaaaaacactGGATTTCCTGTCTGAGTCTATACAGAAAAAACTCCAATACTGCTGGTGAACACTCGAACCTGAAAACTAGTATACCTTGGACAAGTTATATACTAAATATCAACTGCTCTTATTATAAATTTTCAGTAGAGAATAATCTCTCGTAAGAGTGAAAAAAATCCTGAACGATGggaaaaaaataattttttgttttatatagCCAGGCAAGAAAGAACAGCGTGCCTTGTGGATACGCCCACATGCATGCGCAGTACATAGATAAACAGCTGATGTTGGGCTACAGGCAGTTAGCTTGGCTACCTACCCGCTGTTCCATATATGGATCTCTAAATCACAACCGAGCACAGTCTGAGACCACTTTTTCTGGTTCTTCCGAGTCTGTTCTCTCTTCGTAACGACAGGAATGAACGGTGTGCGCTAGATGCGGTCTGCGATTATACGACGGGAGATTTCGCCCTGAGTTCTCTATTTTAACCTCTGCGCGGTGCACGGATCTCGTTTAGGCAGCGGAGGTGGAACGACGGAAACTATACGGCGCGCACACAGGCACCAGGCACCAGGAACCAGTAACGTTTGTGTCTGCAGCTGCGTTTTTGTGTCATGGGCCGGGTAACGGACAGAATGGGCCGGGTAACTGCACTGGCTGCAGTTGACACAGAGCTCTCCGGGTCGGACAATCGGTGGCGGAAAATTAACCGGACCGGATAACCAGCCAGTGCTGCCCACAAAAAGCTGCAGCGAGAAGAACAAAGCAAATTAAGCATTGCATAAAAAATGATGCACGTGTACTTTCTCGAGAACAAAGAAGACGCACACCGCGAGAGGAGAACCGCGACACGGTTTTCGGCGGTGCCTGTCACTGAAAACGGGCTAGCTTCCAACTTGGAGAGGAAACAAGTTGCGTTGCGTGGTCTACTGGGTACTTCTTGGGTATCTGCAAGAGATGATGGGGGTGAGAGGAGGGGGCGCATCTTGTGGTGGCCGATGCTACTTGCTTTCTACATGGCTTGTCCCGCGGTTCTGTAGTGGGTGATAGTAGTCAGTAGTACAGCGATGAGATGACGGTAGCAGAGTAGAGAGAGTAGTAAGGTTAGTGTAGTGCTGTTAACACAAACGGAcgaaaaaaattttgtcaAAAATAGTGAATTCAGCggaataataataatttgaGAAGCGTGGTAGAgctgtatatataaaagcgaagaaacagaagagatagagagaaagaaagaaactTGGGCCACTGAAAAAGAGATAAGAAACCCAGCAAAAGGTTTTTGGAGAGGATAAAAGGCACACTTTAGCGGCTAATACACAGACATTGCGTTTTTTGTTGCTTCTCTTTTTGTCTAGTTGAactttttcctcttttttaactCTCAGTTCTAACTTTAGACAGGCAGACAGACAGACTAGTGTTGGTGTTGGTATCTTTTTCTATACAGCAGGTTGTGccaaaaagagaaagaagaaggacTATAAAGGGACAGATAGGGCTGTTTATTTTACGAACTTTCCggtataataaaacaagaCCAAGGTCTGGTGTTTTatcttgataatttttgttgtatCATTTATTAGATCGTCGCAAGGATTTGCGAAGCTGAGGAGTTTTTATAAGCAGGAAGAATGTTTGCGAGACAGATCGTTAGCGGAGGAAAGATTGCGAGTAAGGCTCGTATAGGAGCGATGA
It contains:
- the ERG11 gene encoding sterol 14-demethylase (similar to Ashbya gossypii ADR162W), which produces MSESLVQNVVSLVQFAVAYFVALPLIQQISLVVATPFVYSLAWQWMYSMRRDRVPLVPYYVPWVGSAVSYGMEPYKFFAKCQKQYGDSFAFVLLGRVMTVHLGPKGHEFVLNARLAEVSAEEAYTKLTTPVFGSGVVYDCPNHRLMEQKKFCKNALSTDAFRRYVPIIEDEVTKYFQNSKYFRINESDGGRAHVMETQPEMTIFTASRTLLGDELRAMLDTDFAYLYSDLDKGFTPLNFVFSNLPLDHYRKRDNAQKVISSTYMRLIKKRRENNDIHDRDLIDALMKTSKYRDNVKMTDQEIANLLIGVLMGGQHTSAATSAWFILHLAEKPQLQEELYEEQMRVLDGGKKQLSYELLQEMPLVNQVIKETLRLHHPLHSLFRKVIKDMPVPNTSYVVPKGHYILASPGFCHLSEQYFPKCNEFQPHRWDNDAATSYASSEKVDYGFGSISKSVSSPYLPFGGGRHRCVGEGFAYVQLGTILSTIVRTMKWRLPDGVKSIPEVDYTSMVALPGSPADIVWEKRREVVGSPLS
- the ERG10 gene encoding acetyl-CoA C-acetyltransferase (similar to Ashbya gossypii ADR165C), whose translation is MSDKVYIVAAARTPIGSFQGALASQSAVDLGSHAVKAALGQVPELNASHVEEIFFGNVLSANVGQAPARQVALASGLPKSVVATTINKVCASGMKAIILGAQTIKCGNADIVVAGGTESMSNAPYYVPSARSGARFGATSMVDGLQRDGLNDAYDHEAMGVHAEKCASDYSISREEQDKFAVESYQKAQKAFAEGKFEREIVPITIKGSRGKPDVVVSQDEEAGRLNVEKLRAARPVFKKENGTVTAPNGSPINDGAAAIILASESKVKELNLKPLALISGWGEAAHEPCDFTWAPTLAVPKALKHAGVSDINEVDFFEFNEAFAVVGLVNSKILGVDFSKVNVYGGAVALGHPLGCSGARIVVTLMSVLHQEGGKIGVAGICNGGGGASSIVLSKL
- the TRM112 gene encoding RNA methylation protein TRM112 (similar to Ashbya gossypii ADR166W), translated to MWREVNYRVCRGCACIEHLSLVANRRCHLCSAVCSSNNNQHHRHASKIFLCGMSFSNKKTLRLALFTNNTTQCLKIAASTGLLAEYPSSIFMMKFLTTNFIKCSVPACDKSNDNFPLRYIGDKCQLQQDNSIEFNAEFLMRILDRVEWNAVVAVAEDLGNSSLPEAKPQLLVNGSELSEEDITILRDLHTLLMQTSIVEGEMQCRNCGHIYYIKNSIPNLLLPPHLA
- the SKS1 gene encoding putative serine/threonine protein kinase SKS1 (similar to Ashbya gossypii ADR163W), which codes for MLTNTQINNFRITRQLGSGSYGLVFHAVDMLTDQEYAIKAVMRQQQPGMGAVSLNTAVPIETGVKKTTILQTQLYQFFKSFKSRIFLPTVDIESIRTLTREQLENTPHYRELVMHLTVHSHNNVVTIHQALESSLATFIVMDYYPRDLFTSIVNIHHFNNDGLLVKKVFLQLCAVVLHCHRMGVYHCDIKPENILLDSDDNVHLCDFGLSVSASELPSKVCVGSSYYMAPERVLCSEPSQQFPMAAGDIWSIGIILINLVCTRNPWLKADITFDTTFYYFVKEPLVLKKILPISEDLYDILISVLHMDPKRRPQLPELMEAVANCEHFTSSGPLAEVERLSLEQYENFLEGDCSILLRKVSDEYYSDDYFETEHAVSSSSEDENSYSSDTLSSGSFNRDLSEPVVGTLLPRAGLDSLN
- a CDS encoding uncharacterized protein (no homolog in Ashbya gossypii): MRPLLSPPSSLADTQEVPSRPRNATCFLSKLEASPFSVTGTAENRVAVLLSRCASSLFSRKYTCIIFYAMLNLLCSSRCSFLWAALAGYPVRLIFRHRLSDPESSVSTAASAVTRPILSVTRPMTQKRSCRHKRYWFLVPGACVRAV